From a single Vanacampus margaritifer isolate UIUO_Vmar chromosome 15, RoL_Vmar_1.0, whole genome shotgun sequence genomic region:
- the senp3b gene encoding sentrin-specific protease 3b, translating into MRDSGGSLTQNRWQGDLGLTAVGQEDTGGGGIPGDHLIVPVSDHSIPSPMHLRLGQKERVWSDEVEEDVMGHIDAEDADDEFEGGCWEENEEEEEEEVEEDEDEEQAAVVEWDVADFPPQSTQLYQHANFGALQKDEDVRTEENEAALVPQAGTGRQTSVLHQNRFWALRRAQLRRQPRFHGALGSRLSQNWKSWRQRAQRVYSLRLRWSLKGLKYNCYSKQRRIKRFRQSLCTDDEISDDDRFTDSDKQRSGYSPDRHRDRGRWEVEEKRAEPALSEEHVSCVTGILEESLQKYGSLIPIHVEDIVERLQDIFSENFAQPHRKTMVQHLIQSFQRSSGSALAKTFRVNYKRHVLTMDDLGTLYGQNWLNDQIMNMYGDLVMDSVPEKVHFFNSFFYDKLRTKGYEGVKRWTKNVDIFQKDLLLIPIHLEVHWSLVSVDIPRKAITYFDSQRTLNRRCPKHIYKYLLAEAIKKEQQDFLTGWKGFFKMKVGRQNNDSDCGAFVLQYCKCLALGQPFSFGQQDMPRLRRQMYKELCHCKLTL; encoded by the exons ATGCGAGACAGTGGGGGTAGCCTGACCCAGAACCGCTGGCAGGGAGATCTGGGTCTGACTGCTGTGGGCCAGGAAGACACTGGAGGAG GTGGAATTCCTGGAGACCACCTCATTGTCCCGGTGTCCGACCACAGCATCCCCAGCCCCATGCATCTCCGCCTGGGTCAGAAAGAAAGAGTGTGGAGCGATGAGGTGGAAGAGGACGTGATGGGCCACATTGACGCCGAGGATGCTGACGATGAGTTCGAGGGCGGCTGCTGGGAGgaaaatgaggaggaggaggaggaagaagtagaagaagatgaggatgaagagCAGGCAGCTGTGGTGGAGTGGGACGTGGCAGACTTTCCCCCCCAATCCACCCAGCTTTACCAACACGCAAACTTCGGAGCATTACAGAAGGATGAAGATGTGAGGACGGAGGAGAACGAGGCGGCGCTGGTCCCCCAGGCTGGAACAGGACGACAGACGTCGGTGCTCCACCAAAACAGATTCTGGGCTCTGCGACGCGCCCAGTTACGGCGCCAGCCGCGATTCCACGGCGCCCTGGGCTCCCGGCTGAGCCAGAACTGGAAGAGCTGGCGACAGCGGGCCCAGCGGGTGTACTCCCTCCGCCTACGTTGGAGCTTGAAAGGACTAAAGTACAATTGTTACAGCAAGCAGCGGAGGATAAAACGCTTTCGTCAATCGCTGTGCACTGACGACGAGATCAGCGACGATGACAGATTCACAGATTCTG ATAAACAGAGGAGCGGCTACTCTCCAGATAGGCACAGGGACCGAGGCAGATGGGAAGTGGAGGAGAAACGAGCGGAGCCGGCGCTTTCTGAGGAGCACGTGAGCTGTGTAACAG GTATTCTGGAAGAATCCCTGCAGAAATACGGCAGTTTGATCCCTATCCACGTGGAAGACATTGTGGAGAGGCTTCAGGACATCTTCAGTGAGAACTTTGCACAGCCACACAG GAAAACCATGGTCCAACATTTGATACAATCCTTCCAACGGTCTTCGGGATCAGCTCTGGCGAAAACTTTCAGAGTCAACTACAAGCGTCACGTTCTTACCATGGATGACCTCGGCACTCTTTATGGGCAGAACTGGCTCAATGACCAG ATTATGAACATGTATGGCGACCTGGTCATGGACTCGGTTCCAGAAAAG GTTCACTTTTTCAACAGCTTTTTCTACGACAAGCTAAGGACAAAAGGCTATGAAGGAGTCAAGCGGTGGACGAAAAAT GTGGATATCTTCCAGAAGGATCTGCTGTTGATCCCCATCCACCTGGAGGTTCACTGGTCGCTGGTCAGTGTGGACATTCCCCGGAAAGCCATCACCTACTTCGACTCCCAGCGGACCCTTAACAGACGCTGCCCCAAG CACATTTATAAGTATCTGCTAGCGGAGGCCATCAAAAAAGAGCAGCAAGACTTTTTGACCGGCTGGAAAGgctttttcaaaatg AAGGTAGGCCGGCAGAATAATGACAGCGACTGCGGGGCGTTTGTGTTACAG TACTGCAAGTGTCTGGCTCTGGGGCAGCCGTTCAGTTTTGGTCAGCAGGACATGCCTCGCCTTCGGAGGCAAATGTACAAAGAACTGTGTCACTGTAAGCTTACCCTGTGA